From the genome of Vicia villosa cultivar HV-30 ecotype Madison, WI linkage group LG2, Vvil1.0, whole genome shotgun sequence, one region includes:
- the LOC131650023 gene encoding uncharacterized protein LOC131650023 codes for MSSGFGESVKSATAPPNPSCSSGESSTKDAGDFECNICLDFPLDPVVTLCGHLFCWRCLYRWLHHRSRPQGCPVCKAMVKEQKLVPLYGTGKLVTDPRMKSYLGMEIPPRPSGQRPPTVLEQQLETHTLSLLWERGQPVEEFRAAAEQRCNEYIDERIQEYRAATEQHVKEQIDQHIEEYRVSIEQRFNECLDQRIEEFRAAYGI; via the coding sequence ATGTCGAGTGGCTTTGGAGAATCAGTGAAATCAGCTACTGCACCACCGAATCCATCATGTTCTTCGGGTGAAAGTTCCACCAAGGATGCCGGTGATTTCGAATGCAACATTTGTTTGGACTTTCCTCTGGATCCAGTGGTGACACTCTGTGGTCATCTATTCTGTTGGCGATGTCTTTACAGGTGGTTACACCATCGTTCTCGTCCTCAAGGATGTCCTGTTTGCAAAGCAATGGTGAAAGAACAGAAACTGGTTCCTCTTTATGGAACAGGAAAACTGGTAACTGATCCAAGAATGAAGTCATATCTTGGAATGGAGATTCCTCCTCGTCCTTCAGGACAGAGGCCACCAACTGTTCTGGAACAGCAACTTGAGACTCATACGTTGTCTCTGCTCTGGGAGCGAGGTCAACCTGTTGAGGAGTTTCGTGCGGCTGCAGAGCAGCGTTGCAATGAGTATATAGATGAGCGTATCCAGGAGTATCGCGCGGCTACAGAGCAGCATGTCAAGGAGCAGATAGATCAGCATATCGAAGAGTATCGCGTGTCTATAGAGCAGCGTTTTAATGAGTGTCTGGATCAGCGTATAGAAGAGTTTCGCGCGGCTTATGGCATCTGA